In Streptomyces sp. Li-HN-5-11, the sequence AGACAACCGGAAACCCAGGGTGCTTTGCGGCATTCCATCCCGGTTGCTTCGCATTCGGGAGGTTCGGTGCGAGGATGCTGTTGCTCCGCTCGGAGCTCATCCCCCTCGGCACCTGGAGTGACGGCATGACCCACGGCTCGACGCGGCGCACGGTCCTCGCCACGGGCGCGGTGGCGCTCGTGGCGGCGGGATGCGGCACCGGCAACAACAGCAGCGGCAGTAAGAGCACCGGCAGCGTCTCCCCCGGCAGCGGCACCACCAGCCCCTCCCCACCGGCATCCCCGTCCCCGCAGACCGCCGGCGCCGGGCCGGAGCTGGCCCTGACCAGCGACATCCCGGAAGGCGGCGGCAAGATCTTCAAGGGACCGAAGGTGGTGGTCACCCAGCCGGCGAAGGGCGACTTCAAGGCCTTCTCCGCGATCTGCACCCACGAGGGCTGCACGGTGGCCACGGTCGCCGACGGCACCATCGACTGCCCCTGCCACGGCAGCCGCTTCCGCATCACCGACGGCTCGGTGGCCAACGGCCCGGCGTCCAGGCCGCTGCCCGCCAAGCACATCACCGTGGAGGGAAAATCGATCCACCTGGCGTGAGGGTCCGCGTACGCTCCCGGGCATGCAGCCCGAGGACCTGGTGCGCGACCACACGATCTACGCCTGCGTCATGGGCTCGCGGGCGTTCGGCCTGGCGACTCAGG encodes:
- a CDS encoding Rieske (2Fe-2S) protein, which gives rise to MTHGSTRRTVLATGAVALVAAGCGTGNNSSGSKSTGSVSPGSGTTSPSPPASPSPQTAGAGPELALTSDIPEGGGKIFKGPKVVVTQPAKGDFKAFSAICTHEGCTVATVADGTIDCPCHGSRFRITDGSVANGPASRPLPAKHITVEGKSIHLA